One window of Vespa velutina chromosome 2, iVesVel2.1, whole genome shotgun sequence genomic DNA carries:
- the LOC124957924 gene encoding modular serine protease-like: MKIDRRYFFLNTFFAFLNIVSTQQRGKCGIGEFQCHDGECIASEFLCDGVANCKDQSDETQSECSKPQLVCSPYAFRCNYGACIDGDLTCNGIRNCIDNSDETLDSCSNNLYNTTTSVKCSINQFRCNNGECIDAVKLCDGKVDCKDSSDETSSACESMNCEPYLFRCNYGACIDGDLMCNGIINCADGSDEDKKLCSNMTTTTTTTTTSIPFIPPSRGTTSTLPPWNPSQSNYCLVPPQPANGKRKLHKSQCQTEENCDVQEGVQLSKGAYLIYTCNSGYKISGSSDVFCGPEGKWLNIPICSEIRCKSLASASTNAKCTYNGQWTICESPVLPGTVATLNCRNSYREDTIFLSRQRDQVTCNERGQWEPEPLQCIPVCGVVTPNAKPLIVHGGAANISLFPWHATLYETKSLDGPKEFICGATIIKENFLITAAHCVFDETNNRVNDPKRYYIATGNIFRDYDYALHDPRFVKKAKVKSIYVNCNYLGLEGNYAWDIALLEIDVPFVFSALLLPACLDQSFIESGQGVVAGFGRTALGPSSFILQSVTLPYVPLNQCKSVGNTVQSEKFITIDKFCAGYTNGTSVCDGDSGGGLVFQTGNLWFLRGIVSIGLGETLSGGIRSCDSHSYSLYTRISSHISWIQDITFRLETSKPIPSCRSSSSYIFT, translated from the exons atgaaaatcgatagaaggtatttctttctaaatacattttttg CCTTCTTAAATATTGTATCTACGCAACAAAGAGGGAAATGTGG AATTGGAGAATTTCAATGTCATGATGGAGAGTGTATAGCAAGCGAATTTTTGTGCGATGGAGTAGCAAATTGTAAAGATCAATCCGATGAAACACAGTCTGAATGTTCTAAACCTCAATTAGTATGCTCGCCATATGCATTTAGATGTAATTATGGTGCTTGTATTGATGGCGATCTAACGTGTAATGGAATACGAAATTGCATTGACAACAGCGATGAAACATTGGATTCATGTTCGAATAACTTGTATAATACTACAACCTCCGTAAAGTGTTCCATAAATCAATTCCGATGTAATAATGGTGAATGCATCGATGCAGTAAAACTGTGTGATGGTAAAGTTGATTGTAAAGATAGCTCTGATGAAACATCTTCTGCATGTGAATCAATGAA CTGTGAACCGTATTTATTTCGTTGCAACTATGGTGCTTGCATAGATGGTGATTTAATGTGCAATGGTATAATAAATTGTGCGGATGGATCAGATGAGGATAAAAAATTGTGTTCAAATatgactactactactactactactactacatcTATACCATTTATACCTCCTTCAAGGGGTACGACATCGACACTTCCCCCTTGGAATCCGTCACAATCAAATTATTGTTTAGTACCTCCACAGCCAGCAAATGGTAAACGAAAATTACATAAATCGCAATGCCAAACAGAAGAAAATTGTGATGTGCAAGAAGGTGTACAACTATCCAAGGGGGCTTATTTGATTTATACCTGTAATTCTGGTTATAAAATAAGTGGTTCCTCTGATGTATTTTGTGGTCCAGAAGGAAAATGGTTAAATATACCAATTTGTTCTG AAATACGTTGTAAATCATTGGCTTCAGCATCAACAAATGctaaatgtacatataatgGTCAATGGACAATTTGTGAATCTCCCGTTTTGCCTGGAACAGTAGCAACATTGAATTGTCGCAACAGCTATCGTGAAgatacgatatttttatcaagaCAAAGAGATCAAGTTACATGTAACGAAAGAGGTCAATGGGAACCAGAACCATTACAATGTATTCCAG TATGCGGAGTTGTTACTCCAAACGCAAAACCTCTCATTGTACATGGCGGTGCTGctaatatttctctatttccatGGCATGCTACTTTATATGAAACAAAAAGTCTAGATGGACCAAAGGAATTTATTTGTGGAGCGAcaattataaaagagaatttccTTATTACGGCAGCTCATTGTGTTTTTGATGAAACGAATAACAGAGTAAATGAtccaaaaagatattatatagcaactggaaatatttttcgtgaTTATGATTATGCGTTACACGATCCACGTTTCGTTAAAAAGGCTAAG GTGAAAAGCATTTATgtcaattgtaattatttaggCTTAGAAGGAAATTATGCTTGGGACATAGCTCTCTTAGAGATTGATGTGCCATTTGTATTCTCAGCTTTGTTATTACCAGCATGTTTGGATCAATCTTTTATTGAATCTGGACAAGGGGTTGTTGCAGGATTCGGTAGAACTGCCTTAGGGCCATcaagttttattttacaatccGTAACACTTCCATATGTTCCTCTTAATCAATGCAAATCTGTAGGAAATACTGTACAATCTGagaaatttataacaattgaCAAATTTTGTGCTGGTTATACAAATG gaACATCTGTATGTGATGGCGATAGTGGTGGAGGATTGGTATTTCAAACTGGAAATTTGTGGTTTTTAAGAGGTATTGTTAGTATCGGACTTGGTGAAACGCTATCGGGTGGTATTAGAAGTTGTGATAGTCACTCATATTCTCTTTATACACGTATCTCCAGTCACATAAGCTGGATTCAAGATATTACTTTCAGATTAGAAACATCTAAACCCATTCCCTCATGTCGTAGTTCaagttcttatatatttacataa
- the LOC124957926 gene encoding tRNA pseudouridine synthase A, which yields MLYYIKNCATCSYNVLRQTTRVLGVYNYRNMSIEVETVNSEPNLNNPNNKRLRVDEDEDNAVKIQKVNVVKIKRRAYALMMGYLGRDYYGMQVNPGMKTIEDDLLNALLKNNLVTTENIENLRSFNFQRAARTDKGVSAARQVVSLKLPETVSKDSINDCLPNEIKVFGIKRVTKGFNSKINCSGRTYRYIIPAFAFVEEDKASLPSREECDVEKRMEELSVIEGKPYIDFRLKPETLEKINSFMELFQGTHNFHNFTSKVKPLDPRARRYIIKFQCVDTFVSENIEFVIIEIKGQSFMLHQIRKMISMVIAFLRNMATEDSLKQAFKDEKMDIPLAPSLGLSLNYVHYDYYNTRYGSDGIHEPLDWKECEEEVEKFQSEYIVKHIVNTEITEKTTLNWLASLPLHSFSVREELI from the exons aTGTTGTATTACATAAAGAATTGTGCAACTTGTAGTTACAACGTGTTGCGACAAACAACCCGTGTACTAg gtGTCTATAATTATAGGAATATGTCGATTGAAGTTGAAACTGTTAACTCTGAAccaaatttaaataatccaAATAACAAAAGATTAAGAGtagacgaagatgaagacaATGCTGTAAAGATACAAAAAGTAAATGTGgtaaagattaaaagaagGGCTTATGCATTGATGATGGGTTATCTTGGTAGAGATTATTATGGAATGCAAGTAAATCCTGGAATGAAAACTATCGAGGATGATTTATTAAATGCATTGTTAAAGAATAACTTGGTAACTacggaaaatattgaaaatttaagatCCTTTAATTTTCAAAGAGCTGCAAGAACAGACAAAGGAGTATCGGCCGCTAGACAGGTCGTTTCTCTGAAGCTAC CTGAAACTGTATCTAAAGATAGTATAAATGATTGCTTAccaaatgaaattaaagtaTTTGGTATCAAACGCGTTACAAAAGGTTTCAATAGTAAAATCAACTGCAGTGGTAGAACATACAGATATATCATTCCTGCATTTGCATTTGTTGAAGAGGATAAGGCTTCATTACCATCTCGAGAAGAATGCGATGTAGAAAAACGAATGGAAGAGTTATCGGTGATCGAAGGAAAACCATATATTGACTTTCGATTAAAACCAGAAActttggaaaaaataaattcatttatggAACTTTTTCAAGGAActcataattttcataattttacatCAAAGGT AAAGCCATTAGATCCACGGGCAAGacgttatataattaaatttcaatgtgTAGATACATTTGTCTcagaaaatatagaatttgtaataatagaaattaaaggTCAAAGTTTCATGTTGCATCAAATcagaaaaatgatttctatGGTTATCGCATTTTTAAGAAACATGGCGACAGAAGATTCTTTGAAACAGGCATTTAAAGATGAAAAGATGGATATACCATTAGCTCCCAGTTTAGgtttatctttaaattat gtacattatgattattataataccaGGTATGGTTCAGATGGCATACATGAACCTTTAGATTGGAAAGAATGtgaggaagaagtagaaaaatttcaatcggAATACATAGTGAAACACATTGTAAATACAGAAATAACAGAGAAAAC AACGTTGAACTGGCTTGCCAGTCTTCCCTTGCATTCATTTTCAGTCAGagaagaattaatataa
- the LOC124957927 gene encoding MIP18 family protein galla-1, with product MLSFFRKLSIGWKIRDGMLPETIMGTTDVVNLKDQNAFALKTDLELKESVYDLLRTIKDPEKPQTLEQLDVIYEDCVNICQSTPSGISVIRVEFNPTVPHCSLATLIGLCIRVKLERHLVAIFKLDIFIKEGTHSTEQEINKQINDKERIAAAMENPNLRDLVEKCIQEED from the exons ATGTTATCATTTTTTCGAAAGTTATCAATTGGTTGGAAGATTAGAGATGGTATGCTTCCAGAAACAATCATGGGAACGACAGACGTCGTAAACTTAAAGGATCAAAATGCTTTTGCATTGAAGACAGACTTAGAATTGAAAGAATCCGTTTAtg atTTGTTGAGAACCATTAAGGACCCGGAGAAACCACAAACCTTAGAACAGCTCGATGTAATATATGAAGATTGTGTTAACATTTGTCAAAGTACTCCTAGTGGTATTTCTGTAATACGGGTTGAATTTAATCCAACAGTGCCACATTGTTCGTTAGCAACACTTATAGGATTATGTATTAGAGTAAAACTTGAACGGCATCTAGtagcaatatttaaattggatatttttatcaaagaggGTACACATTCTACAGAACAAGAAA ttaataaacaaataaatgataaagaacGAATAGCAGCCGCTATGGAAAATCCAAATTTAAGGGATTTGgtagaaaaatgtattcaagaagaagattaa
- the LOC124957925 gene encoding charged multivesicular body protein 7: MLQNSELNANSPLPTEKMPDCWNQDNRMNALFSPFRSKSANQQDWISKYKFWNNLIYVWLKHTVQCSFSIFDLNEIFKRKGCSPLCLTTVTQEMLRNREIVLEEEFLKEPSDSWTTWSLDVFIKKPLTWSYYKMKDYVIGQNIDINTRYVHLKAVKEIAEQILSTIVNENDNILISITEILEKCKKEERDFDINENTLKLALIWLKHHKKAVLKKSSINNELLVKLSTQTIYEISEIDETLYKLLNQESKFEREIELLEKEKIIIMDKVKTCLAKELKQVAKTHLRKKNEIEKIIEKRAQILGNLRALILSIQDTHSNSSAVDAFKLGSNVLSQFEEKGLTEYKVRDVMDDVNEALENYKDVQSTLSEILPSADFESDSDLEKELSELMNTDDVHESTSNINNKEELDDIEQRLRNLGVAGLPSPQKSLKTSTPIQKKKVLVQAENM; the protein is encoded by the exons ATGCTGCAAAACAGTGAATTAAATGCAAATTCACCATTACCTACTGAAAAAATGCCAGATTGTTGGAATCAGGATAATAGAATGAATGCACTGTTTTCCCCATTTCGAAGCAAATCTGCTAATCAACAAGACTGGATttcaaaatacaaattttggaataatcttatatatgtatggttaAAGCATACAGTGCAATgtagtttttctattttcgatttgaatgaaatttttaaacgtaaaGGATGCAGCCCTCTGTGCCTGACAACAGTTACCCAAGAAATGCTAag GAATAGAGAAATAGTATTGGAAGAAGAATTCTTAAAAGAACCAAGTGATTCCTGGACTACATGGTCTTTggatgtatttattaaaaaaccGCTTACATGGTCTTATTACAAAATGAAGGATTACGTAATAGGacaaaatatagatataaacacCAGATACGTACATTTAAAAGCAGTAAAAGAAATAGCCGAACAAATACTTTCTACTATAgtcaatgaaaatgataatattcttatttctataactgaaatacttgaaaaatgtaaaaaagaagaaagggattttgatatcaatgaaaatactTTGAAGCTAGCGTTGATTTGGCTTAAACATCATAAAAAAGCAGTTTTGAAAAAAAGCTCTATCAACAATGAATTATTAGTTAAACTTTCTACACAAACTATATACGAAATTTCAGAAATAGATGAGACATTATACAAGCTATTGAATCAAGAAAGtaaatttgaaagagaaattgaattattggagaaggaaaaaattattattatggataaAGTTAAAACGTGTCTGGCAAAAGAATTAAAACAGGTAGCAAAAACTCatctaagaaaaaagaatgaaatagaaaaaataatcgaaaagcGTGCGCAAATACTTGGAAATTTGCGTGCTCTTATATTAAGTATTCAAGATACACATTCGAACAGTAGTGCTGTCGATGCTTTTAAACTTGGTTCTAATGTATTGTCCCAATTCGAAGAAAAGGGATTAACAGAGTATAAAGTCAGAGATGTTATGGATGATGTAAATGAG gccttagaaaattataaagatgTACAATCTACATTATCAGAAATATTACCGAGTGCTGATTTTGAATCAGATTcagatttagaaaaagaacttTCAGAATTAATGAATACTGATGATGTGCATGAGTCAAcatctaatataaataataaagaagaattagATGATATCGAACAACGATTAAGGAACTTAGGTGTAGCAG gtTTACCTTCACCTCAGAAATCTTTAAAAACGTCTACCcctatacaaaagaaaaaagtattggTACAAGCTGAAAAtatgtga